The DNA region GGAACCTTGATAGGATGATGGATAGTGAGACGGGGCTGTAGGTAAACTACTCTCCGTGAAACTCGGATATGACTGGAAATTAGCAAATGAACAAGAGGCAGAAGATTCGTGGGGTGGGTAATTAACTGGCATATGCGGTGGCAAATCTTGTCGATAGGGTTGATAGAATGGTTGATGAAAGTCTCGTTGGGGTTCGTGCTGGTGCGAGGAGGATAGATCATGAGTAGGGTAACCGTCAGAAGGAAATGAAGGAGGTGACGGTGAAATATTCGAAGAATGCTGACCATCAAACTTATCATGGAATTGAGATTGTGGTGGAATATAACGCTGGTTATTTACTTCATCATGAAACTGAGGTGATGTACTGGACATTTGTCTCGGACTGGTAACTGCAGGTTCGTGCTGTCCGAGATCCTACAAGGACAAGCATAGATCAAGATTATTGAGAATTTTGAGTATCTGTCAGTGACATTCAGTTCATACAATGACTAAAGCATTGTTCTGATTGGAGACATACATATGCAACACCAGGTGTAGCTGATGGAATTGACAAATCTTCATCACCATTTGGAGGGCCCGGGATGGGCTTCCTTCCTTCTTTCAAAGCTTTCCTAATATCAGCAGCTTTCCAAACGGCATACTTCTGTTTCTGCTCAAGCTGCAGAAGAAAACCATAAAAGTCTCGAAACTGAGAAACACCACTAAGACATTACAGTGCAAGCGATCACCAGCATTACAGAAGAAGAGAACATTATAACAAGTAGAAACTCACATCAGGCTGAAGTTCACCAAACTGGTTTAAAATCTCGAAGAAAATGCTGGCAGCGTAAAATGTCTTTGCCGTATTCCTGTACCAAGCTCCAAAGTTAATCTTATAACACTTATAGATACATCAAACTACTAAAGTAAAAGGGTCAAAGGTCGCAATTGAAGGAACTTTTCAAATTTAGAAGATAATGCGATATAAATTTAACCAAAACTGCAACCATGCTATTTAGCTCAATAAATGAGCTGATTGCCACAGGTTCCTCGTACCTCCAAAAAAGATAAGCCTCAAAGGCATGGAGACAAAATAAGATCTAATACAATGGCCATATATAATAAAGATTCACTTACAGGTCTGCTCGTCCAGCACGATCTTGTTTGTCTGCCTTTCCAAAGACATTCAATGCAAAGCCCTCTAGATGTAAATGATCTTCAGGTCCCAACCTCAGCGTTTTCTTATCCTGCAATGCATCAAATATCCTTGGATATCAAAATCCTCTAACAATAACGAGGAGAGATATATAgtttacataaataaataaaaaaatttcctccTCCTGAAAGATAACATTGATTACAAATGAACAAAGAACCTTTAAACAATGTAAGGGCATTACAGGCAGCATAAACATGGCATAAAAGTAGATGCTGCAAAGTGGATCCCACCAATTGATTTTGCATATTAAGTTAAGCCACCAAGCAAATTTTAACTAGTGACTTGGAGCCTCAGTACTAGTGCATAATTTGGATTTAACTTATTACTTAAAGTTCCCTAAACTATGACCCTGAGATTCCTAAACTATGAGCCCAAGTTTCCTAAACTACAAGCCTCGGTACTAGTGCATAGTTTGGATTTAACTTATTGCCTAGAATTTCCTAAACTATGAGCCCAAGTTCCAAACTTCAAAATGTTCCAATGTATCATTATCATAGCAATTAAGACCAATCTAGAACCAAGGCATTGTTCAGGGACACCTTGCACTATTAATCCAAATTCATATATATCATAAGACAACTGACTGTTAGGATAAACAACCCCATATCCATGATCAACAAAAAGCAATCAGTtcataataaagaaataa from Gossypium hirsutum isolate 1008001.06 chromosome A04, Gossypium_hirsutum_v2.1, whole genome shotgun sequence includes:
- the LOC107932776 gene encoding protein HOMOLOG OF MAMMALIAN LYST-INTERACTING PROTEIN 5 — translated: MASDNEPAKLLLPYLQRADELQKHEPLVAYYCRLYAMEKGLRIPQSERTKTTNSLLVSLMKQLEKDKKTLRLGPEDHLHLEGFALNVFGKADKQDRAGRADLNTAKTFYAASIFFEILNQFGELQPDLEQKQKYAVWKAADIRKALKEGRKPIPGPPNGDEDLSIPSATPGVAYDLGQHEPAVTSPRQMSSTSPQFHDEVNNQRYIPPQSQFHDKFDGQHSSNISPSPPSFPSDGYPTHDLSSSHQHEPQRDFHQPFYQPYRQDLPPHMPVNYPPHESSASCSFANFQSYPSFTESSLPTAPSHYPSSYQGSETPYNPPQSAPSHYPSSYQGSETPYNPPQSAPPTTSYPSTTAQYSSSSRNGKIAEPSPPPSEKYQYDSNYQPPPEKIAEAHKAARFAVGALAFDEVSTAVEHLKKSLELLTNPSASH